The genomic region TATTAAAGCTTCTCCGACTGGTACTTCCATGATACGACCAGTTCGTTTCACCTCATCGCCTTCTTTAATGTCATCGAAAGGTCCTAAGATTACGACACCTACATTCGTTTCTTCTAAGTTTTGTGCCAATCCTAGAACACCATTATGGAATTCTAATAATTCTCCAGCCATTACATCATTTAATCCGTGAACTAATGCAATACCGTCACCAATTTGAATAACTGTACCAACATCTGTTACAGACATTTCAGACTCATAGTTTTCGATTTGTGAACGAAGTAATGCACTAATTTCTTCAGCTTTTATGGCCATCTATGTCACTCCTCTTTATCATCGTAATTAATGTGCTCGATTAAACTTTCTAACGAGCTGATTTAAATCATTTTGGATACTACCATCATAAACTTTTGTACCGATTTTTACGCGTATACCACCAATAAGTGCCTCATTTACATTGGGATGTAAAATTAAGTCTTTCAAGCCGATACGATTGATTAAAGCTTCTTTAACTTGAATTAATTCATCTTCAGTTAGCGGTTGCGCCATTTCAAGGTATGCTTCTGCTAAGCCGTGATGCATATTATAACTCTCTTTAAACGCTTCGTATATTTCATCAATTAATCGGAAATTGCGATGTCCTGCGACAACTTTTAATGTATTAAATAAAAACGGATTAACACCTTTAAAGACCTTATCAACTAATTTATGACGATCATTAATTGTCACTTTAGGCTCATGATCAATTTGTTTAAGATAATTCATTTGATCTTCAAGTGCAGCATAGACTTCTGTAAAATCTGTGTACACTTCTTCTACCACATTATGTTTGGTAGAGACTTCAAAAAGTGCTTGGGCATATTTACGAGCAACATCAGCCATTACTTATCCCCTACCTCTTTAATGTACTTCTCTACTAATGCTTTTTGGTCTTGTTCAGAGATTTCTTTACGCAATACTTTAGATGCAATCAGTACAGAAAGCTCAGATACTTGGTTATTAATTTCAGCTAATGCACGCTCTTTTTCACTTTTAATTTCACTTTGCGCTGTTTCAATCATGCCATTTGCACGTTGATTTGCTTCATGAATAATTTCTTCTTGCTGACGACGTGCTTGAATTTTAGCATCTTCAATAATTTTATGAACTTCTTCTTGTGTTTCTTTTAATTTTTGTCTATTTTCTTCTTCTAATCGTTGCGCATTCAGTTTTGCGTGTTCAGCTTCGTCAATGTCGCTGTTAATTGAACGCTCACGATCATCCATGACTTTTTTTAGTGGTCCCCACGCGAACTTTCTAAGTAGTAGTAGTAGAATGATAAAAGTAGCCATTGTTACGACGATATCCCCTATATTTACACCACTACCAGCCGCAAAGGTAAATAAGTTAGCAGTCACTTTGTTGTACACTCCTTTCAATCATTTCATCTTTATAACTTAATATAATGGAGTTACATTGATTCACATTGTACTCCCGTGAAAATAACTAAAGATTGAAAAGCCAATCATCGCTTTATTAAAATTCAGTCATCTCATTTAAAAACAGTATAATGATTATAAAGGGACAGGATAAACGCTTATCCCGACCCTTCGACAATTGTCAGTTCTATGTAAAATGAACAGCCAATGCCTCATTCAATTACAACATTTGCTTTAGATTGATAAATCTAAACTACATAAATAATACGATAAATGTGATAACTACACCGATGATAGGAAGTGCTTCAACTAAACCGATACCAATAAACATGATTGACATTAATTGTGTACGAGCTTCTGGTTGACGTGCTACACCTTCAACTGTTCTAGAAACAATAAGACCGTTACCAATACCTGCCCCAAGAGCTGATAAACCTATTGCGATTGCTGCTGCGATTAAATTCATTTATAAATCCTCCTAGTAATTTTTAAATTAATTTTATAATTAATGGTCAGACACTTTATGTGACATATAAACCATTGTTAACATAATGAAAATATAGGCCTGGATTGAACCTACAAAGATTGAGAAACCTTGCCAGATGATTAAACCTGGAACACCAATTATCCAGCCAAATAATGTATGCGTTGTTACCCCTGCTAATAAACCAATCAATATCTCACCTGCATAAATGTTACCGTATAAACGTAGTCCTAACGTTAATGTTGATGCAAATTCCTCAAATATATTGATTGGAAGCAAGGCAACATATGGCTTTGCAAAACCTTTCATATAGTTTTTGCCACCGCGCATCTTAACACCATAATAATGTGTCAAAATAATCATTAATGTTGCTAAAGTTAACGTGACATGTGCATCGGCAGTTGGAGATTTCCACCATAAATAATGATGGTTTACAAACTGTAGTGGTAAACCTAACATATTGGCTACGAAGATAAATAATATCAGGGTAACTGCTAAAAAGTGAAATTGCCCACCTTTCGACCAAGCCATATTACTTTCAATAATACCTCTAACGAAGTCAAAAACCCATTCGATAAAATTTTGAGCGCCTTTAGGTCTTTTTTGGAGATTACGAGTACATAAGACTGCAATAATAAATACAATTATAGATGTAATCAATACCATCATAATAGTAGATAAGTTAAAATTGATATCTACTCCAAGAAAGTGCCAAGTTACAATGGGATGTTTATGATCCATTTTTCAATTTCACCTCTTTTCATATTGTACTACCATTATAATTAAACCGTTAGGCTTGTTTAATTATAGGACGAAACACAATAAATAAATACGAAATTAACAATCCTATAAGTATGCCAATAATATGTATATTCTCTCGGAACAATAACCAAATAACACAACATATTATCGCAACGAGGTATCTCCAACTATTACCTGTTGAGATATGACTTGTTGTTTTATTCAGAGACCGCCATAAGTAGTACTCAAATATACAAGTATTAATGATTGAGCCTATAGCACCCACAATTAAACCGAATACCAACGTACTTGGTTTGACATAATATAGAATTATAAGTCCGATTAAAATAACACTATAATATGTTAAAAACGGCTGAAACAAGCTACAAAAGCGATTCATGATAGAAACCTCTTTTCTGTGTCGCACACATTTGTGAAAACCGTTCCACACATACAACTTTCATGATAATATAGGGGCAAAAATGTGTCAATTATGCATTGAGAAGCTATGTGATTTGCTTACTCAATTGTCACAATTTAGACACATTTAACCCTTACTTTCTATTTCACCTTAAAAGGCTCTGGTTTATTTTGTGTTAATCCATAGTAATATTTGATATTTTCACAAATACGCTCTGACGCAAGGCCATCACCGTATGGATTTTGAGCGATGCTCATTCGCTCATATTCTGATTGATTCATGAGCAATTCTTTTGTATGTTGGTAAACATCTTCTTCTTCTGTACCTATTAATTTCAAAGTACCTGCTTCGACACCTTCTGGACGTTCTGTCGTATCTCTCAATACTAAAACAGGCTTCCCTAATGAAGGTGCTTCTTCTTGCACACCACCTGAATCTGTCAAGATAAGATGCGCTTGTGCTGCAAAATTATGGAAATCGATAACCTCAAGTGGTTCTATTAATTCAATACGTTCATGATTGTTCAAATATTGATAAGCGATTTCCCGTACTTTTGGGTTTTTATGCATTGGATACACAATGACTACATCATCGACTTCATCGACAATGCGACGTACAGCTTTAAAAATATGTTCCATCGGCTTTCCAATATTTTCACGTCGATGCGCTGTTAATAGAATAATTCGTTTATCTTTATGACGTTTAATAATGTCTGACTCGTAATCTTTATTAACTGTTGTACGCATTGCGTCAATAGCGGTATTACCCGTTACCACAACTGATTCTGTTGATTTATTTTCATTCAGTAAGTTTTGTTGCGCTTGAGTTGTCGGAGCAAAATGTAAGTCTGCCATGACTCCTGTCATTTGTCGATTGATTTCTTCAGGGAATGGTGAATATTTGTTCCATGTTCTTAAACCAGCTTCTACATGACCAATCCGAATCTCATTATAAAAAGCGGCCAAACTGCCAGCAAATGTTGTCGTTGTATCACCGTGAACTAAAATCATATCTGGCTGCGCTTCTTTAATGACATCTTCCAATCCCATTAAAACTCTAGAAGTTACTTCTGACAAAGTTTGACCTCTTTTCATAACATTAAGGTCATAATCAGGTTCGATGTTAAACGTTTCAAGGACTGAATCTAACATTTCACGATGTTGTGCAGTGACCACAACAATAGGTTCAAGTTGATCATCTTTTTTGAGTTGTAGTACAAGTGGCGCCATTTTTATCGCTTCAGGTCTTGTACCAAATATCGTCATAATCCTTTTCATTATCATTTAACTCCTTGTTTGAGAATTATTTTGTACCAAACAATCGATCTCCAGCATCACCAAGACCTGGAATGATATATGCATTTTCATCTAAACGCTCATCAAGTGCTGCAATGTAGATATCTACATCATCGTGTGCCTTTTGTAACTTTTCTACACCTTCTGGCGCGGCAATAAGACACATAAATCGAATATGGTTCGCGCCTCTTTTTTTCAATGAATTAATGGCTTCAATCGCAGACGATCCTGTTGCTAACATTGGGTCTACGACGATGATTTCACGCTCTTCAATATCTTGAGGTAACTTCACGAAATATTCAACCGCTTCAAGAGTCTTAGGGTCGCGATATAGTCCAACATGACCAATACGTGCTGCTGGTACTAAGTTTAATATTCCCGTCGTCATTCCTAAGCCTGCTCGTAAAATAGGAACAAATGCTAATTTTTTCCCTGATAGACGCTTAGCAATCGCTTTTGTTACAGGTGTTTCAATTTCTACATCTTGTAACTCTAAATTTCGTGTTACTTCATACGCCATTAACATACCGACTTCATCGACAAGCTCACGAAAAGCTTTAGTTCCAGTATTAACGTCACGAATGTAACTCAGTTTGTGTTGTATTAAGGGATGATCTAATACATGTACATTTCCCATGATAATGCCTCCGTTTGTACTAATTATGATATAAAGGGTACTTATCTGTTAAATTTCTAACGCGTATTTTAGCTTCTTCAATCACTTTTTCATCTTTGTGATTTTTAAGAACATCACTCATAATATGTGCAACCTCTTCAAACGCCTTTTCATCAAAGCCACGTGTTGTTGCAGCCGGTGTTCCTAAACGAATACCGCTAGTGACAAAAGGTTTTTCTTGATCGAACGGAATTGTATTTTTATTACATGTGATACCGACTTCATCTAGAGTTTCTTCTGCAACTTTGCCTGTAATACCTACTGAGTTTTTAACATCTACAGCTACAAGATGATTATCCGTTCCACCTGAAACAATGCGGAAGCCATTTTTTTGTAACGTTTCTGCTAATACTTTGGCATTTTTGATAACTTGTTGCTGATATGTTTTAAATTCTGGTTCTAAGGCCTCACCGAATGCAACTGCTTTACCCGCAATAACATGCTCTAAAGGTCCGCCTTGAATGCCAGGGAAAATGGTTTTATCAATGTCTTTTTGATATTCAGATTTACATAAAATCATACCACCGCGCGGGCCACGTAACGTTTTGTGCGTTGTCGTCGTTACAAAATCAGCATACTCTACTGGGTTTTGGTGTAATCCAGCTGCTACAAGTCCAGCAATATGCGCCATATCAACCATTAGTTTCGCGCCAACTTCATCTGCAATCTCTTTAAACTTTTTAAAGTCAATTTCTCTAGAATACGCAGAAGCACCAGCAACAATTAACTTAGGTTGGTGTTCTTTTGCAAGCTTTCTGATTTCATCATAGTCAATACGCTCTTCTTCTTTAGTAACACCATATTCGACAAAGTTGTAGAATTTACCACTAAAGTTGACTGGTGAACCATGTGTCAAATGCCCTCCATGACTTAAGTTCATCCCAAGGACCGTATCACCATGCTCAAGCGCAACTAAATAAACTGCCATATTTGCTTGAGAGCCAGAGTGCGGCTGTACATTAACATGTTCTGCATTAAAGATTTCTTTTGCTCGTTCAATCGCTAACGTTTCAGTTTGATCTACAAATTGGCACCCACCATAATAACGACGCCCAGGATAACCTTCTGCATACTTATTTGTCATGACTGAACCTTGTGCTTCCATTACCGCTTCAGATACAAAGTTTTCTGATGCAATCAATTCGATGTTGTTGTTTTGACGTTTAAATTCACTTTGAATCGCTTCAAAAACAGCTTTATCCTTTTTTTCAATATAAGACATAGACTTTTCCCTCTTTTCCTTTAAAGTTAATATTTCGCACGTTCTCCGCCAATTTTCTTAGGACGTGTTGTTGCCACAGTTACATTTGCTTCTCCGATGTGCTTAACTGAAGTACGTACAGGTACAGCGACATGCTTCAAGTGCATACCTATTAAGGTTTGACCGATGTCAATGCCTTTTTGAGCTTTAATATATTCAATCACTATTGGATCTTGCATATGTTGAAATGCATAGGTCGACAATGATCCTCCAGCATGAACATCAGGCACAACCGATACTTCCTCCATGCAATATGGATCAAAGTCCTTACGTTCGATCGTAATTGCACGATTGATATGCTCACAACCTTGAAAAGCGAAGCGAACACCCGTCTCCTCTTGAACTTGAACAAGTGCTTCAAATATCTCTCTAGCGGTTTCGAGTGATCCTTCAGTACCAATACGATGGCCATTAATTTCTGATGTTGAACAGCCTATGACACAAACTTCTCCTTGCTGAAAAAATGATTGAGATTTAAGTTCATTTAATAACGCTTTCAAACCTTTCATTTAACCCCTCCTCACGAGCATGCACCACAATATCACACTGACATTTTAACGATGTGCCGAAGACAATCATAACGCGCTTAGACGAAACACCAGATTAAATCAAAATCACGCTATGATTCGTTTTTAAGCTTAAAGATTTAAGCTTATTCAATTTGTAAAATGCGCTGAAACTCTATTAAAGAACTCAAAACATGCTAGATGATTTCATTATAACGCATTTTTTTCTTCACATATACTGATTACTGTATTTATACTTCAGGAATTTGATCTTTTAACTTTAAGACTAAATCTTTAAGTTGCTTAAATGTTTCTTCGTACACAGCTATGCTTCCACCAAATGGGTCTTTAACATACCCGTTTGAACCAACAAAACTTGTTAAAGTTTGAACATTCACGTCATTTCCATAAATAGAACGAATCAAATGCGTATGATCAGGCGTCATTGTTAATATGATATCCGCATTGACATCCTTCTCCGTCAAGGGTTCTGAATGTTCTTTTTGAGGATAGCCATTTTGACGAAGCAAGCGTTGTGTATTTTGTGCTAGCGGTTGTTGCTGATGTGCCATAATGCCACGAGACGCTATATCGTGCTCTGGCATTACACTTTTAGCAATTCCTTCTGCCATTGGGCTTCGACACGTATTACCCGTACATACAAAAATAATCCTCACAATAACTCATCCTTTACAAATTGATGGTTTGTTGCTTTGATCATGCGATTGACCAGTGCTTCAGCTTCATTTGACTCCAGATACCCATAAATATACGCCATATTAATACTTGGAAGTTGATCTAATCGATGTAAAGCATCGTATAGGTTATGATTCGCAGTTGTAATATCATCCGTTGTTTCACTCAAAATGATAGTAGGACTCTCTTTAGGGAGAAAGTGTTCCAAACTTTTCGGAATAATAAATGCGACATTCGACCAGTCTTCATGTGCCCCTAGATAGATGGGACCATTGATTTGCTGAATCATTTTAAGGGGTGTGTCCGGTGCGTAATGCTTGTACTTCATTCCTGGTGCAATGGGTTTATCAGTAAACGTTATCTCATTTTCGTCAATAGAGTCTGGCAATATTTCATTTAACATTGTACGCGTAATAGTACCGGGTCTTGCTATTTTAAATGGATAAGATGTACAGTCTAATACAGTACTCTCGAGGCCTGCCTCACTTTGAGACGATTGTATAATGCCATCTACTCGACCATTCAAATCTTGATATACGTGATCAAATGTTGTCGGGGATGGTCGACCACTTAAATTGGCACTTGGCGCCGCAATAGGTTTATTCAATACTTTAAGTAATGTCCGAGCAACTGGATGGCTTGGCATTCTGACAGCAATTGTATCCAGTCCGCCCGTTACACTATCACATAAATATCCTTTTTTTAAAGGGAGGATAAACGTAATAGGTCCTGGCCAAAATGCTTCCATTAACTTAATTGTTGATTCTGTCATTTCCGCTACGAATGCATCTAGCTGTTCAGTTTCATATATATGAACGATGAGCGGGTTGTCAGATGGTCGACCTTTAGCTTTATAAATATTTTGAACTGCCTGATCATCACAGGCGTTAGCACCAAGACCATATACTGTTTCTGTAGGTAGTACCACGAGCCCCCCTTTCTCATAGGTAGAGATAATCTCATCGAGTTTTGGATATGATTCAAAATGTGTATGATAATCACGTACATCCCATATTTTTGTACTTTTCACAAAGTGACACCTCTTTTCAGTTAATATTTTACTTCAAATTAAAAAGTTATGCACAGCTCAAACCGTACATAACTTTATCCATTTTATTCATGAGTCCAAATAAAACTGAGTATGCGTTCATTTCCATTAATATCACGATGCACCTCTGGAAATAAATGAGGATAATACGTTAAAAGTTTTTCTTTTAACTGTTTTCCTTGTTGATAACCTATTTCCATAACAACAGGTGCTCCATCATTTAACACTTTTGGAATATCTTGGAATAATTGTTCGTATAGTGCATAACCACCCTGATCTGCAAACAACGCGACATGTGGTTCATATTGAATGACACTTTGATCCATTGCTTTCAGTTCATCGTACCCAATATAAGGCGGGTTAGAAATCAGTCCATCCAAATATATGTTCTGATTAATAAAGGGCTTCAAGCCATCACCTAACAAAAAGTGAATATTTGATTGGTGTGTTGTAGCATTATCTCTAGCCATATTCAGCGCTTCATTTGAAATATCAGAAGCATACACCTTGAGCTGTGGTCGCTCATTTTTAACAGTAATGGCGATTACACCCGTTCCTGTTCCTATATCCGCTATCTTCCCATTGCTTGGAATTAAATTTAGAAACCGCTCGACAACTTCTTCTGTTTCTGGTCTTGGGATAAGAACATGTTCATTCACTTTAAATGATTTACCCCAAAATGTCGCTTTCCCAACAATATATTGAACAGGCACATGATTTTTTAATGCCATTAATCCTTCATCTAAATAGCATAAAATCTCTTTAGGAATAAACTGATTTTGATTCAAAATCAAGTCCATTCGATTCCACCCTAATATGTCCATAACCAACCATTCAACACTTTGGATGTCTTGTGTATACTCTGATAATTGTACTCGAGCATCACGTATCCATTCGTTATAGTTCACCATTGTTGAGTTCTTTCAATTTTTCAGTTTGCTCATGCATTGTCAGTGCATCAATCACTTCATCTAGTTTTCCTTCAATAATTTGGTCTAACTTTTGAAGCGTTAAACCGATACGGTGATCTGTCACTCGACTTTGAGGATAGTTATATGTTCGAATACGTTCTGAACGATCACCTGATCCAACAGCTGACTTACGTTGTGCAGCATACTTTTGTTGTTCTTCTTGAACTTTCATATCATATAAACGTGCTTTTAAGACTTTCATCGCCTTTTCACGGTTTTGTATTTGAGATTTTTCAGAAGATGTTGCAATAACACCTGTCGGTAAATGAGTAATACGAACAGCTGAGTCTGTTGTATTGACGTGTTGTCCACCTGCTCCACTTGAGCGATACGTATCAATTTTTAAATCTTCGTTACGAATTTCAATTTCAACATCTTCAACTTCCGGTAATACTGCAACTGTAGCTGTTGAAGTGTGAATACGCCCTCCTGATTCAGTTTCAGGTACACGTTGAACACGATGCGCACCATTTTCAAATTTTAATTTACTATATGCCCCATCACCTGAAACTGAGAAGCTGATTTCTTTATAACCACCATGATCACTTTCAGTTACTTCAACAATTTCAGTTTTAAAATGATGTGATTCTGCAAACTTTGAATACATTCGGAATAAATCACCCGCAAAAATAGCCGCTTCATCCCCACCTGCTGCTGCGCGAATCTCAACAATAACATCTTTTTCATCATTAGGGTCTTTCGGAATCAGCAAGACTTTTAATTGTTCTTCAAGTTCGGGTATTTGTGCTTTGAGTGCACTTGATTCTTCTTTAAGCATTTCAATTTCATCACTATCTTTTGTTTCACTTAACATCAGTTCGATTTCTTCTGTGTCTTCTTTAACTTGTTTGTAATGACGGTAGACATCGACAGTCTTTTGTAACTCTGCTTGTTCTTTTGAATACTTTCTCAATTTATCTGTGTCACTGACGACATCAGGATCACTTAATAATTCATTTAACTGTTCATATCTTTCTTCTACGATATCTAATTGATCAAACATTAATTTAAGTCCTCCTCTTCTGTTTCAGATGGTGCTACAACGTGATGTGCACGGCATCTTGGCTCATAGCTTTCATTTGCCCCTACTAAAATGGTAGGATCATTCAATTTTGCTGGTTTTCCATCAATTAAACGTTGCGTTCGACTTGATGAAGCCCCGCACACTGCACAAACTGCTTGAAGCTTTGTAATGTGCTCACTCACAGCAAGCATCTCCGGAACTGGGTGAAACGGTTCGCCTCTGAAATCCATATCCAAGCCTGCCGTAATCACACGATACCCCTTTTCTGCTAATTGTTCCGCAATATGTACAATATCTTTATCAAAAAATTGAATTTCATCAATCCCAATAATGTCTACACCTTTCAAGTCATAATCAAATATTTCGCTTGCAGACATAATCGTTATCGCTTCAATGGCATTACCATTATGAGATACAACTTTTTCTTTTTGATATCTATCATCAATAGTCGGCTTAAACACAACTACTTTTTGTTTAGCATATATACCTCTACGCAGTCGTCGAATCAATTCTTCAGACTTTCCGCTAAACATACTTCCAGTGATACATTCTATCCAACCTGAATGGTACGCTTCATACATAATTATTTCCACCTTTTTCTTTCAAAACAAAATCAATTCATTATATCATATTTTTAAGTACGTTATAGTGATTCAAATAAAAAGGATTGTGCTTTTTAAAATCAAAAATGATATTGTTTTAACAAAAAAAGCACCCCCAAATGAATGGGAATGCTTGAATCGTCATTAGTTGTTTGATTTGAGACCAAACTTTTTGTTGAAACGTTCCACACGTCCGTCTGCTGCTGCGAACTTTTGACGACCAGTGTAGAATGGGTGTGAATCAGAAGAGATATCTAAACGAATAACTGGGTACTCGTTACCATCTTCCCACTCCATAGTTTCACTTGTTTGTTTTGTAGAACCGCTTAAGAATTTGTAGTTAGTCGTTGTATCTAAAAAGATGACTTTGCGGTATTCAGGATGGATTCCTTGTTTCATTATTTTCAGCTCCTTTGCCCTGAACCATCTGGAACAGAGTTATTTGTGAGTACTTACCCAATACTTAAACATTATATATGGTGAAAAGTTAAAAAGCAACCCTACTTTAGGAATTGTTCAAATTTAAATAATAGGTTTCCCTGTCTTTGTGCTGTCAATAGCACGTTTTTGCAGCTCTGCAAAAAATGCTTCATTCGTTTTAGTCCGTTTGATTGCACGTATAAAACGTTCGGCAAAGTCCGGTGAGTTTGAAAGCATATTGCGTAATTGCCATAAGCTATCCAATTCTTGTTTAGAAATCAACATTTCCTCTTTACGTGTAGAGCTACGATTGATATCAATAGCTGGGAAAATACGTCTTTCTGACAAACGACGATCTAAATGTAACTCCATATTCCCAGTTCCTTTGAATTCCTCATAAATCATGTCATCCATTCTAGAACCAGTATCTACCAATGCTGTGGCTAATATTGTTAGACTGCCACCCGCTTCAATATTACGTGCTGCACCAAAGAAGCGTTTAGGACCGTGTAACGAAGCAGGGTCTAACCCTCCTGATAAAGTTCGACCACTTGGGGGAATGACTAAATTGTACGCTCTCGCTAATCGTGTAATTGAATCCATTAAAATAATAACGTCTTCTCCTATTTCGACTAAACGTTTCGCACGCTCTAATAAAAGTTCTGATACTTTAACATGATGTTTAGGATGTTCGTCAAATGTTGAGTGTACAACTTCTGCCTCTTCAACTGAACGTTCCAAATCAGTTACTTCTTCAGGTCTTTCTCCAACTAATAATATAAATAGTTTAGCCTCTGGTTTATTTTTTACAATTGCATTTGCGATTTCTTTAAGTAAAGTGGTCTTTCCTGCTTTAGGTGGCGCAACGATCAATCCACGTTGACCTAGGCCGATTGGGGTAATTAAGTCCATCACTCGTGTTGAGTATTGATGAGGTTCAGTTTCAAGCTTAATACGTTCATCTGGATATAATGGCGTTAATGCTTGAAAGTGCGGTCGCTTTTTGACTTCTTCTGCATTGTGATCATTCACAAAGTCGACTTGCAGTAATCCATAATATTTTTCATTTTCTTTCGGCTTTCGGACTTTTCCTGTTACTTTATCTCCGAGCTTGATTTCAAATCGTCTAATTTGGCTTGCTGATATATAAATATCCTTTTCACCTTTTGAGAAATTGACAGTTCGCAAAAAGCCGTATCCGTCTTGTTGAATATCGTCTAAGATACCTTCCATATAGTAATTGCCATCTTTTTCCATTTGAGCTTCCATAATGGCAAGAACCAGTTCCTTCTTATTCAATTTACTGTAGTTGATGACTTTTAAATCTTTAGCTTTTTGTGTCAAAGCTTTTGTGGTATAATTTTTATACAGTTCATGAAAGGACTCATACTGGGGTGAGGTTCTCTCTCGTGTAGTCATATTTAAACACTCATTTCGTATTATTTTCTATAATCATAAAGCATCTAGCAATACGATATCAAGAATACTATAGCAAAATTTAACATTAAAGACAAAACTTGTATTGAAGAATTAAAATTCAATATCCTTCTTTATTCGGTTATCATTTCACCTCAATATACATAAATAGAATTCCAAATTAAAAATGATATAAATCGTATGAAATGGTTCGAAATATTGCCTAAACTAATTTTAACAGCGGCGTTTTTAATAAATGAATTGGGTAACTGGCTTTAATTTCTGATTTACATCATTTCTAAAACCAGCTACCCAAAATGATATTAAACAATTTATTCAATCGTTAATTTAAAACTATTGGTAGTATCCAGCGATAGATTTAACTTCTAAAAATTCTTCGATACCATAGTCGCCCCATTCTCTACCTAATCCAGATTGTTTATAACCACCAAATGGCAAATCAGGTGCGCGACCTGCTTCATTAATTTCAACCGTACCCGCTTCAATAGAACGTGCGACATGTGTTAATGTGTCTTTATCCTTACCGTATACATATCCAGCGAGTCCATATTTTGTATCGTTTGCAATTTCAATAGCTTCATCAAGATCTTTATAGGTGATGACAGACATCACAGGGCCAAAAATTTCTTCTTGTGCAATTGTCATTTTATTATGGACATTTGCAAAAATAGTCGGTTGTGCAAAGTATCCTTTTTCGAGTCCTTTTGGCTTACCGAGACCACCATAATATAATTCAGCACCTTC from Staphylococcus felis harbors:
- the atpB gene encoding F0F1 ATP synthase subunit A, coding for MDHKHPIVTWHFLGVDINFNLSTIMMVLITSIIVFIIAVLCTRNLQKRPKGAQNFIEWVFDFVRGIIESNMAWSKGGQFHFLAVTLILFIFVANMLGLPLQFVNHHYLWWKSPTADAHVTLTLATLMIILTHYYGVKMRGGKNYMKGFAKPYVALLPINIFEEFASTLTLGLRLYGNIYAGEILIGLLAGVTTHTLFGWIIGVPGLIIWQGFSIFVGSIQAYIFIMLTMVYMSHKVSDH
- a CDS encoding ATP synthase subunit I; translated protein: MNRFCSLFQPFLTYYSVILIGLIILYYVKPSTLVFGLIVGAIGSIINTCIFEYYLWRSLNKTTSHISTGNSWRYLVAIICCVIWLLFRENIHIIGILIGLLISYLFIVFRPIIKQA
- the atpE gene encoding F0F1 ATP synthase subunit C, which translates into the protein MNLIAAAIAIGLSALGAGIGNGLIVSRTVEGVARQPEARTQLMSIMFIGIGLVEALPIIGVVITFIVLFM
- the wecB gene encoding non-hydrolyzing UDP-N-acetylglucosamine 2-epimerase; translation: MKRIMTIFGTRPEAIKMAPLVLQLKKDDQLEPIVVVTAQHREMLDSVLETFNIEPDYDLNVMKRGQTLSEVTSRVLMGLEDVIKEAQPDMILVHGDTTTTFAGSLAAFYNEIRIGHVEAGLRTWNKYSPFPEEINRQMTGVMADLHFAPTTQAQQNLLNENKSTESVVVTGNTAIDAMRTTVNKDYESDIIKRHKDKRIILLTAHRRENIGKPMEHIFKAVRRIVDEVDDVVIVYPMHKNPKVREIAYQYLNNHERIELIEPLEVIDFHNFAAQAHLILTDSGGVQEEAPSLGKPVLVLRDTTERPEGVEAGTLKLIGTEEEDVYQHTKELLMNQSEYERMSIAQNPYGDGLASERICENIKYYYGLTQNKPEPFKVK
- the glyA gene encoding serine hydroxymethyltransferase, coding for MSYIEKKDKAVFEAIQSEFKRQNNNIELIASENFVSEAVMEAQGSVMTNKYAEGYPGRRYYGGCQFVDQTETLAIERAKEIFNAEHVNVQPHSGSQANMAVYLVALEHGDTVLGMNLSHGGHLTHGSPVNFSGKFYNFVEYGVTKEEERIDYDEIRKLAKEHQPKLIVAGASAYSREIDFKKFKEIADEVGAKLMVDMAHIAGLVAAGLHQNPVEYADFVTTTTHKTLRGPRGGMILCKSEYQKDIDKTIFPGIQGGPLEHVIAGKAVAFGEALEPEFKTYQQQVIKNAKVLAETLQKNGFRIVSGGTDNHLVAVDVKNSVGITGKVAEETLDEVGITCNKNTIPFDQEKPFVTSGIRLGTPAATTRGFDEKAFEEVAHIMSDVLKNHKDEKVIEEAKIRVRNLTDKYPLYHN
- a CDS encoding F0F1 ATP synthase subunit B, which produces MTANLFTFAAGSGVNIGDIVVTMATFIILLLLLRKFAWGPLKKVMDDRERSINSDIDEAEHAKLNAQRLEEENRQKLKETQEEVHKIIEDAKIQARRQQEEIIHEANQRANGMIETAQSEIKSEKERALAEINNQVSELSVLIASKVLRKEISEQDQKALVEKYIKEVGDK
- a CDS encoding F0F1 ATP synthase subunit delta, with the protein product MADVARKYAQALFEVSTKHNVVEEVYTDFTEVYAALEDQMNYLKQIDHEPKVTINDRHKLVDKVFKGVNPFLFNTLKVVAGHRNFRLIDEIYEAFKESYNMHHGLAEAYLEMAQPLTEDELIQVKEALINRIGLKDLILHPNVNEALIGGIRVKIGTKVYDGSIQNDLNQLVRKFNRAH
- the upp gene encoding uracil phosphoribosyltransferase, which encodes MGNVHVLDHPLIQHKLSYIRDVNTGTKAFRELVDEVGMLMAYEVTRNLELQDVEIETPVTKAIAKRLSGKKLAFVPILRAGLGMTTGILNLVPAARIGHVGLYRDPKTLEAVEYFVKLPQDIEEREIIVVDPMLATGSSAIEAINSLKKRGANHIRFMCLIAAPEGVEKLQKAHDDVDIYIAALDERLDENAYIIPGLGDAGDRLFGTK